The Trichoderma atroviride chromosome 5, complete sequence genome contains a region encoding:
- a CDS encoding uncharacterized protein (EggNog:ENOG41), which produces MSPILSVSTKIEIAASPAIVRSVFLDFARYPQWQPGWNIQPVDANKQPLDLKSGDGLKVNMNGSAHNPVVVENSPASFQWEGSLFGLAKGVHQFHFTPSETTLGNTTFTQGEDFRGLLITLSSPWWNSRKFDLSPWDKFNADLKNEAEKASKQSSEAEH; this is translated from the exons ATGAGCCCCATCTTGAGCGTTTCTACAAAGATTGAGATCGCTGCCTCGCCAGCGATTGTCCGATCCGTG TTCCTAGACTTTGCTCGCTATCCGCAATGGCAGCCCGGTTGGAATATTCAGCCTGTTGATGCTAACAAGCAACCTCTCGACCTGAAGTCGGGGGACGGCCTGAAAGTCAACATGAATGGAAGCGCACACAATCCAGTTGTAGTA GAAAACTCGCCTGCATCCTTTCAGTGGGAAGGGTCGCTATTCGGACTGGCCAAGGGTGTCCACCAGTTTCATTTCACTCCAAGCGAAACAACTCTAGGAAACACCACTTTCACCCAAGGAGAGGATTTCCGAGGACTTTTGATCACGCTCTCCTCACCGTGGTGGAATTCAAGAAAGTTTGACTTATCTCCGTGGGACAAATTCAATGCTGATTTGAAGAATGAGGCTGAGAAAGCCTCGAAACAAAGCTCAGAGGCAGAGCATTAG
- a CDS encoding uncharacterized protein (EggNog:ENOG41), translating to MPKNIHHLTITDDMALLEQNILRNLDLFMLLRDWWTNLETHTPYFHSLKLQIMNSDMWSAGREHDLDALCAQFGIRLAYRFQKPLLDFD from the coding sequence ATGCCGAAGAATATCCACCACCTGACAATCACTGATGACATGGCATTGCTGGAGCAAAACATCTTAAGAAACCTCGATCTTTTCATGCTACTTCGGGACTGGTGGACAAATCTTGAGACTCATACACCTTATTTTCATAGTTTGAAGCTACAAATCATGAACTCGGATATGTGGAGCGCCGGGCGAGAACATGACCTTGACGCCCTGTGCGCTCAATTTGGTATCCGGCTTGCATATCGCTTCCAGAAGCCTTTACTAGACTTCGATTAA
- a CDS encoding uncharacterized protein (EggNog:ENOG41~MEROPS:MER0019280), which produces MMGPARRGRLFEDDEYGDDKESNDARVLDFAKDALVKAAMIAADLAARNKMCAAGCLAANLLIAKSALDAAGVHQLPKLQRRLPKLLDDLEYVCSWPNQPSAHTSLLEELNTSSQRRSHGQAEEQARQGILAFCHASQDIRDQYLKKLQRFAELVMAVDDDSKSRLKKTTDEEVPDAYPTHVNSALFSVLKSHSLCTCTWNGGPGTDGRGKHHARLRLNDKITKIDGCVAFDMLFAATPLVSDHWQELQMRVAMRKKAGKAVHYREEPLVSSPGDAPKSDFSERSRLILPEQFCRLVKTPIGSRICCRVQDEELHQLYDGVPLKQQIGPGSSMSLREILAQCKLSNRMKLVLAYIVARSFWQYYDSSWMGSAWSSDSIHFLRESPLDGDDDDESVVSDGGTELSKTDGALFASRPCLAIDFSDQGMEGPMEYCNSYSVVYRYPRLLALCIILLEIAQGSGLVMEDKGSMEGNLNESWHMTRRYTRRSRLRKEFDFPDYRKAILSCLNYKPNDDETGESATSNVETDVFARKAMVYSSVVQPLERLLKNLGFAENLHIIDPIDMSRSPDRNVKLPAAILAETLTSFKDQGNTNTQASVQWLDDISSINTSIRELKKSRKSKERGRPVRIAVLDTGYDGDAMFFTLKERKRRIKGWKDYAEKSSTPVDSSGHGTHTLALIMKVAPAADMYVARIAKDRAGLQNSAENIAQAIAWAATEAEADIISMAFGFPEEVPIITTALLTAQLARNNKLLFLAAASNSGANRREAFPAALDSVISIRETNHHGAFSDSNPPCRSSRSHRIRHRWERRPLCVAEQCRWRGT; this is translated from the exons atgaTGGGCCCCGCGCGACGGGGGCGTCTCTTCGAAGACGACGAGTATGGCGATGACAAGGAGAGCAACGACGCCCGAGTGTTGGACTTTGCCAAGGACGCACTGGTCAAGGCCGCCATGATTGCTGCTGACTTGGCTGCGAGGAACAAAATGTGTGCTGCGGGCTGTCTAGCTGCGAATTTGTTGATTGCGAAGAGCGCCCTAGACGCGGCGGGAGTCCATCAGTTGCCCAAGCTGCAGAGACGGCTGCCAAAGTTGCTGGATGACTTGGAGTATGTTTGCTCG TGGCCCAATCAGCCTAGCGCTCACACGTCTCTCCTCGAAGAACTCAACACCTCGTCCCAGCGCAGAAGCCATGGACAAGCCGAAGAGCAAGCCCGCCAGGGCATCCTTGCATTCTGCCATGCGTCGCAAGACATACGCGACCAGTACCTCAAGAAGCTCCAGCGCTTCGCTGAACTCGTCATGGCCGTGGACGATGACAGCAAAAGCCGCCTCAAGAAAACGACCGATGAGGAAGTGCCGGATGCCTACCCGACGCACGTCAAttctgctctcttctctgtgCTCAAGTCACACTCATTGTGTACGTGTACGTGGAATGGTGGGCCGGGCACAGATGGCAGAGGAAAGCACCATGCCAGACTGAGATTGAACGACAAGATTACCAAAATTGACGGGTGCGTCGCCTTTGATATGCTGTTCGCCGCTACGCCTCTGGTTTCCGATCACTGGCAAGAGCTGCAAATGCGTGTTGCCAT GCGCAAGAAAGCCGGAAAAGCAGTACATTATCGCGAAGAGCCTTTGGTGAGCTCACCTGGAGATGCACCCAAATCGGACTTCTCTGAGCGCTCAAGGCTCATCCTGCCAGAACAATTCTGCCGGCTCGTCAAAACACCCATCGGCTCACGTATCTGCTGCCGCGTTCAGGATGAGGAACTTCACCAGCTTTACGATGGGGTTCCATTGAAACAGCAAATCGGGCCAGGGTCAAGCATGTCGCTGCGGGAAATTCTGGCGCAGTGCAAACTGTCGAACCGAATGAAGCTGGTCTTGGCATACATTGTCGCGCGTTCTTTTTGGCAATATTATGACTCGTCGTGGATGGGCTCTGCTTGGTCGAGCGATTCGATTCACTTTTTACGGGAGTCGCCGCTGGATggggacgacgacgatgaaagCGTTGTCAGCGATGGCGGCACGGAGCTATCGAAAACTGATGGCGCTCTGTTTGCCTCACGGCCATGCTTGGCCATTGATTTTAGCGATCAGGGGATGGAAGGGCCCATGGAGTATTGCAACTCTTACTCTGTTGTCTATAGATACCCCAGACTGTTGGCTCTCTGCATCATCCTCCTTGAAATTGCGCAAGGCAGCGGGCTTGTTATGGAAGACAAAGGGTCAATGGAAGGCAACCTGAACGAATCTTGGCATATGACCCGGCGATATACCAGGCGAAGTCGTCTACGCAAGGAATTTGACTTTCCAGACTACCGCAAAGCCATCCTCAGCTGCCTCAATTACAAACccaacgacgacgagactGGTGAAAGTGCTACTTCAAACGTTGAGACAGATGTCTTTGCCCGCAAAGCCATGGTTTATAGTTCCGTCGTGCAGCCGCTCGAACGCCTACTCAAGAATCTCGGCTTCGCAGAGAATCTACACATCATCGATCCCATAGACATGTCACGCTCTCCCGATCGCAATGTCAAACTACCTGCTGCCATCCTAGCGGAAACCTTGACATCATTCAAAGACCAAGGCAACACAAACACACAAGCGTCTGTTCAGTGGCTCGACGATATCTCGTCCATCAACACCTCCATCCGCGAACTCAAGAAAAGCCGAAAGTCAAAAGAACGCGGTCGCCCCGTTCGTATTGCCGTGTTAGACACCGGCTACGACGGAGATGCCATGTTCTTCACATTGAAAGAACGTAAACGCCGCATCAAAGGCTGGAAAGACTACGCCGAGAAAAGCTCGACTCCCGTTGACAGCAGCGGCCATGGCACCCATACTTTGGCGCTCATCATGAAAGTGGCACCCGCCGCGGACATGTATGTTGctcgcatcgccaaagacCGCGCTGGTCTTCAGAACTCGGCCGAGAACATCGCTCAGGCCATCGCTTGGGCTGCcaccgaggccgaggcagacatcatctccatggcATTTGGCTTCCCTGAGGAGGTCCCGATTATTACCACAGCGCTGCTGACCGCTCAGCTCGCCCGGAACAACAAActcctcttcttggcagccgCGTCAAATTCCGGTGCAAATCGGCGCGAGGCTTTTCCAGCGGCTCTCGACTCTGTGATATCGATTCGGGAGACCAATCACCACGGAGCATTCAGCGACTCCAACCCCCCCTGTCGATCCTCGCGGTCCCATCGTATTCGGCACCGTTGGGAAAGACGTCCCCTCTGCGTGGCTGAGCAGTGTCGCTGGCGAGGTACCTAA
- a CDS encoding uncharacterized protein (EggNog:ENOG41) has product MDSFGASFFPDSAPAGPLGTNIRAIALHCRALLRECSKLPSLKEDEWAENRLAEFNLWAANSGVFGGDRASLDARLALQPEVIGVFISLLTVLNERLTQCQYFGNGDFPAVNDERKPQDSSEEEDEADKQDAELEVGESGDKPESPEHGRLASPEDIPRAFSPWSDDSDSSTDSDQDSRDACSPVITSSSLDGPKVDVAQVIDHLARLTLAIRKAGSSSRTHKADRRFNADHQPAFRRHLNVVVLARGMEAGRSDYAINPNNLTATQDRLIIANLRRRNRFLYAQRHARKLAAEAEPQNAPQEYQLQDDVPIMMEDHGEPEPEEDIIAELEEQASDPVETPAQVVVETGLEPVVETQPPILSATSASGMTQAIDPGLVHNVTPSQVAKTEITTTSAKIAYPKPPAMPLGMRHFKCPCCCQTLPEMYRQPSLWKKHLMTDIAPYTCIIDDCPTPDRLFVTRAEWDQHTRNDHQKCWQCLPCTTVGKAPLVFPSVEAFMEHLGVAHSDTINEEQYSTLIPESAIPVPAGISCCPLCNSNGPADSPALLNHIAEHLHSFALRSLPWPGRESLHTNLDEQDDDDDDPDDLDDGDHDAYNYFLHNDYFDQGSEVASRQYNLTSGSNRDSDGLPSLHSSQASERPATPSDKGSEVADDASQTADYDPMVEPGEPRPVIEASYDESRGTPIELVPSADSLPEVVQGPIRMPDLVRGPREIYEQGVLINLASLLAPMAFGNWRRELGYAQDILPEVVEGEWPQKCAQRFPRDTDDPEVTRLRELMLICMQIKYKRKAEKKGPDSQPSNPSLPYRAYYSPRGFLARVAELEDQGNLKDAILWQTDAVNHFRNELGFAHYYFIENVDKLAEMRWDAWNKENADAFLSKEVEIYIDNVGTGDVQDPVWIIDGAYNLATVCAKYRLSSLGKKLFNRLIDAFEQESKLLEDGIQHTKAAREKYSDFLKDQNLWEEVVVMERNSLACLNADPHLELDITEALSRLAHALRQTHQTQEAEMIDTKIKAIGLFEQKRQPQQIEALRMLEQIRRAEIEAWGPWNRASLSTLTCLFRFYRYMDLSGDAISAAQELVICSQKIWGERDLASIGTVKELTDYYSILFEWEKAAQARDLYNWLKVKDPDVDLVKETTPHLDLGPEDLDERAPRLYARPNMAAAGLPISELVDTTLDHDNSAPPGPAKGVFASERRGMAAGFSKALRLWRRDKPSEQ; this is encoded by the exons ATGGATTCATTTggcgccagcttcttcccAGACTCAGCACCAGCTGGCCCCCTGGGCACCAATATCCGCGCTATCGCGTTGCACTGTCGAGCTCTGTTGCGGGAATGCTCGAAGCTACCCAGCTTGAAAGAGGACGAGTGGGCCGAGAACAGGCTTGCTGAATTCAACCTCTGGGCTGCCAACTCGGGAGTCTTTGGCGGCGACCGTGCGTCGTTGGATGCACGGCTGGCACTTCAGCCAGAGGTGATTGGTGTATTTATAAGTCTTCTCACGGTCCTGAATGAGCGCCTGACGCAATGCCAATATTTCG GGAATGGGGATTTCCCTGCTGTGAATGACGAGCGTAAGCCTCAAGATAGTtccgaagaggaggatgaggcggaTAAACAAGATGCCGAGCTCGAAGTCGGTGAAAGCGGCGATAAGCCTGAGAGCCCAGAGCATGGACGTTTGGCATCTCCGGAAGACATCCCGAGGGCCTTCTCGCCATGGTCTGACGACTCAGACTCAAGCACCGATTCGGATCAAGATTCACGGGATGCGTGCTCGCCGGTAATAACGAGCTCATCCTTGGATGGCCCAAAGGTTGATGTCGCTCAAGTCATAGATCACCTTGCTCGCCTGACTTTGGCTATTCGAAAAGCTGGTAGCAGTTCGAGAACGCACAAAGCGGACAGGCGATTCAATGCCGACCATCAGCCAGCATTCCGCCGGCATCTCAATGTTGTGGTGCTTGCTAGAGGGATGGAAGCGGGTCGGTCAGACTACGCCATTAACCCGAACAATCTGACTGCCACCCAAGACCGTCTCATCATTGCGAATCTGCGGCGAAGGAACCGGTTTCTCTATGCTCAGCGTCACGCAAGGAAACtggctgcagaagcagagccCCAGAACGCTCCGCAGGAATATCAGCTCCAAGATGATGTGCCGATTATGATGGAGGACCACGGCGAGCCGGAACCCGAAGAGGATATCATAGCAGAGCTAGAAGAGCAAGCATCCGACCCAGTTGAAACACCTGCTCAAGTGGTAGTAGAAACGGGACTTGAGCCAGTCGTCGAAACACAACCACCAATCTTGTCGGCCACCTCAGCCTCTGGCATGACTCAAGCCATAGATCCTGGGTTGGTTCACAATGTGACGCCCTCACAAGTTGCAAAGACGGAGATTACGACAACATCCGCTAAAATTGCTTACCCAAAGCCACCTGCTATGCCGCTGGGTATGCGTCATTTCAAATgcccttgctgctgccagaccTTGCCTGAGATGTATAGGCAACCATCCCTGTGGAA AAAACATCTCATGACTGATATCGCCCCATATACTTGCATCATCGATGACTGCCCTACACCAGATCGACTCTTTGTCACTCGAGCAGAGTGGGACCAACATACGAGAAACGATCACCAAAAATGCTGGCAGTGTTTGCCTTGCACCACTGTGGGCAAGGCGCCGTTGGTGTTTCCATCCGTCGAGGCCTTCATGGAGCATCTTGGCGTGGCTCACTCCGACACAATAAATGAGGAGCAGTATTCCACACTCATCCCCGAATCGGCGATACCGGTCCCTGCCGGGATCAGCTGTTGCCCACTGTGCAACTCCAACGGCCCGGCAGACTCACCTGCGTTGTTGAACCATATAGCAGAGCACTTGCATTCCTTTGCTTTACGCTCTCTGCCCTGGCCTGGACGCGAATCTCTGCACACCAATTTGGACgagcaggatgatgatgatgatgatccCGACGATCTGGACGACGGGGACCATGATGCGTACAACTATTTTCTGCACAATGACTATTTCGATCAGGGCTCCGAGGTCGCGTCCCGCCAGTACAATCTTACCAGTGGCTCAAATCGGGACTCGGACGGATTGCCATCGCTGCACTCGAGCCAGGCTTCTGAACGACCTGCGACGCCATCGGACAAAGGGTCGGAAGTTGCGGATGACGCTAGTCAGACTGCTGATTACGATCCGATGGTTGAGCCTGGAGAGCCACGGCCAGTCATTGAAGCTTCGTACGATGAGTCCAGAGGCACGCCGATAGAGCTCGTGCCGTCGGCAGATTCTCTACCTGAAGTGGTACAAGGCCCGATACGAATGCCCGACTTGGTACGTGGACCGAGAGAAATATACGAACAAGGAGTTTTGATCAATTTGGCTTCGCTTTTAGCACCCATGGCATTTGGTAACTGGCGCCGAGAACTTGGCTATGCTCAAGATATTCTACCTGAAGTGGTAGAGGGCGAGTGGCCACAGAAATGTGCCCAAAGATTTCCCCGCGACACGGATGACCCCGAGGTAACTCGTCTGAGAGAGCTGATGTTGATTTGTATGCAAATAAAATACAAGCGGAAGGCCgagaaaaaagggccagACAGTCAGCCTAGCAATCCGTCGCTCCCTTACAGGGCCTATTACTCTCCTCGAGGCTTTCTCGCGAGAGTTGCCGAGCTCGAGGATCAAGGCAACCTGAAAGATGCCATCTTGTGGCAAACAGATGCAGTGAACCATTTTAGAAATGAGCTGGGATTCGCCCATTATTATTTCATCGAGAACGTTGATAAACTGGCGGAAATGCGTTGGGATGCGTGGAATAAGGAAAATGCAGATGCTTTTCTTAGTAAAGAAGTTGAAATTTACATCGACAATGTTGGTACTGGTGATGTCCAAGATCCTGTGTGGATAATTGATGGGGCATACAATCTAGCAACGGTGTGTGCGAAATACAGACTCTCATCCTTGGGCAAGAAGCTATTCAACAGGCTCATCGACGCTTTCGAACAAGAATCCAAACTGCTCGAGGATGGGATTCAACACACCAAAGCAGCTCGAGAAAAGTACTCAGACTTTTTGAAAGACCAGAACCTTTGGGAAGAAGTCGTGGTCATGGAGCGAAATTCGCTCGCGTGCCTCAATGCAGACCCTCATCTTGAGCTTGACATTACCGAGGCACTCAGTCGTCTCGCCCATGCTTTGCGTCAAACACATCAGACGCAAGAGGCGGAGATGATTGACACGAAAATCAAGGCCATAGGACTTTTCGAACAAAAGAGACAGCCTCAACAAATAGAGGCGTTGAGAATGTTGGAGCAGATAAGGCGGGCAGAAATTGAGGCGTGGGGGCCGTGGAACCGCGCCTCCCTATCAACATTAACCTGTCTGTTTCGATTCTACAGATACATGGATCTTTCTGGCGATGCTATCAGTGCTGCTCAGGAGTTGGTTATCTGTAGCCAAAAAATATGGGGTGAGCGTGATTTGGCTTCAATCGGCACCGTCAAGGAATTAACAGACTACTATTCAATTTTATTCGAGTGGGAGAAGGCAGCGCAAGCCAGAGATCTCTATAACTGGCTCAAAGTCAAGGATCCTGATGTGGATCTGGTGAAAGAAACGACGCCTCATCTTGACTTGGGGCCCGAAGATTTAGACGAGCGAGCGCCACGTTTGTACGCACGGCCAAATATGGCGGCAGCAGGATTGCCCATTTCAGAGCTGGTAGACACAACTCTTGACCATGACAATTCTGCTCCTCCCGGCCCAGCAAAAGGGGTATTTGCTTCTGAACGCCGAGGAATGGCAGCCGGCTTCAGTAAAGCATTGCGGCTCTGGCGCAGAGACAAGCCATCAGAACAGTAA
- a CDS encoding uncharacterized protein (EggNog:ENOG41): MASKRTYFLAPNLDHKLSSSPIQLGVLLADALKPTKPLSTRPSPPEFDSIVQTSYAISWTSGNTVNAGIHAKFLSFAGTSINFANNAHVVESFDIDTLETRRLKREPQDDDEDLLARLQEPKVQAAIRGGLYGARPIYIISGLKIARGLSVQREESKSTHRSMGGTVPIIEGISVGAGMGGEKRFGTSSTFKVAPEEDIILAYQVHKIKPKSRKVTKASVNVYETSSAFLHGDDENSGFKGVEVVSVSADSLLSEDEDDDDGEKDEAEGQYLELKGGNDGEYYVYMGQS; encoded by the coding sequence ATGGCTTCTAAGCGTACATATTTCTTAGCGCCCAACCTAGACCATAAGCTGTCATCCAGCCCAATTCAGCTCGGCGTTCTACTAGCAGATGCCTTGAAGCCCACCAAACCGCTCTCCACGCGTCCCTCTCCGCCCGAATTCGACTCAATTGTGCAGACGTCGTACGCCATCTCCTGGACGTCAGGCAACACTGTCAATGCTGGTATACATGCCAAGTTCCTATCCTTTGCCGGCACTTCCATCAATTTTGCCAATAACGCCCATGTCGTCGAGTCCTTTGACATTGACACGCTTGAGACGAGGCGGTTGAAGAGGGAGCcccaagacgacgatgaggaccTCCTAGCTCGCTTGCAGGAGCCGAAAGTGCAGGCCGCCATTCGAGGAGGTCTATACGGAGCACGTCCAATCTACATCATCAGTGGGCTGAAAATCGCGCGTGGTCTATCCGTTCAGCGCGAGGAATCCAAATCTACGCACAGATCTATGGGCGGCACAGTTCCCATCATCGAGGGCATCTCTGTCGGCGCTGGGATGGGCGGAGAGAAGCGATTTGGCACGAGCAGCACATTCAAAGTGGCACCAGAGGAAGACATCATACTTGCGTATCAGGTTCACAAGATCAAGCCAAAGAGCCGCAAAGTGACCAAGGCCTCGGTGAATGTGTACGAAACTAGCTCTGCTTTCTTACATGGCGACGATGAGAATAGTGGTTTCAAGGGCGTCGAGGTCGTGTCTGTGAGCGCGGATTCTCTTCTGagtgaagacgaagacgatgatgatggtgagaAAGACGAGGCAGAAGGACAGTATCTGGAGCTTAAGGGTGGCAATGATGGGGAGTATTATGTTTACATGGGTCAATCTTGA
- a CDS encoding uncharacterized protein (EggNog:ENOG41), whose amino-acid sequence MGYNPALLSNQTENTINVFISSLKPERRQRAKNVFNWIKHAAEPWTPESLAEAIVVYECAEFRRMIIVQNHNIRFSHSSFYELPKIGIENTDEPTAFVHAQIAKACLHYFWLE is encoded by the exons ATGGGCTACAATCCAGCGCTACTCTCAAATCAAACAG AAAACACAATCaatgtcttcatctcctccttgaAGCCTGAACGCCGTCAGAGAGCGAAGAATGTGTTCAATTGGATCAAGCACGCCGCCGAGCCTTGGACGCCCGAATCGCTGGCTGAGGCGATTGTTGTTTATGAGTGTGCAG AATTTAGGAGGATGATTATCGTCCAAAACCATAACATCAGATTCAGCCACTCTTCGTTCTATGAACTGCCCAAGATCGGAATCGAGAACACGGATGAGCCAACAGCGTTTGTACACGCCCAGATTGCGAAAGCTTGTTTGCATTACTTTTGGCTCGAATAG
- a CDS encoding uncharacterized protein (TransMembrane:9 (o126-142i149-170o182-202i239-258o264-285i428-448o483-503i515-538o544-565i)), with amino-acid sequence MAEVAKHETAVIVPSEKEGLEDSPADFTHGQSVAILNQDYEGKPTDEEFATLRRVPGKIPTVAYLLCAVEFCERASYYGCAQIWTNYINRPLPKGGNGYGSPAPGSQATQGALGLGEQIANATSQSFSLLAYCLPLVVGYLADTRFGRFPMIFWGVIICGVGHVLIVAGGAKTLIDDGTAKIPFFIGVYILAIGAAMFKPNVTPLLLDQMKSHVPKVKTLKSGERVIEDPEHSAERVMLWFYLLINIGGFMSTATSYSARYVGWWLAFLLPLILYLPLPLLLIWLKPRLVLHKPGGSDLPNVIRVIGHCLANGGIFRIGRKGWWDNAIPSVRLEKGLSPETHYSDQFVGDVQRTMQATGMFCFFPVQFWNDNGIGSAANFLGTMLTGNGVPNDVIGNFNSLSIIVLGPILNYGLYPFLRKSKIHYGPVARITTGFFLSTLAGIGYAVLTYKAYQTSPCGWYGSSDPRCVDNGLVSPISLWWEAIPYALGGFSELFINVPAYGIAYSRAPANMRGLVSAINLFNTGFAYIINLATTAAIVDPYLVWDFGGPAIVGGVVTVGFWFIFRHIDKEEFVLSTTKTSEAEETETDEHTA; translated from the exons ATGG CGGAGGTTGCGAAGCACGAGACCGCTGTCATCGTTCCCAGCGAGAAGGAAGGTCTCGAAGACTCTCCCGCCGATTTCACCCACGGGCAGAGCGTCGCCATTCTCAATCAGGATTACGAGGGAAAACCCACTGACGAGGAATTTGCTACTCTGCGTCGTGTCCCTGGCAAGATTCCAACAGTCGCTTACCTCCTCTGTGCTGTTGAGTTCTGCGAGAGAGCCTCTTACTATG GATGCGCCCAGATTTGGACAAACTACATCAACCGACCTCTGCCCAAGGGTGGCAATGGTTATGGTTCCCCTGCACCTGGAAGTCAGGCTACTCAAGGCGCCTTGGGCCTGGGCGAGCAAATAGCC AATGCTACTTCACAGTCTTTCAGCTTGTTGGCTTACTGCCTTCCCCTTGTTGTCGGTTATCTTGCCGACACGAGATTCGGTCGCTTCCCAATGATCTTCTGGGGTGTCATCATTTGTGGTGTCGGCCATGTTCTTATTGTCGCAGGTGGTGCCAAGACACTGATCGACGATGGAACTGCCAAGATTCCCTTCTTTATTGGCGTGTACATCCTCGCTATTGGAGCCG CCATGTTTAAACCAAATGTCACACCCCTCCTGCTGGACCAGATGAAATCGCATGTACCAAAAGTCAAGACTCTCAAATCTGGCGAACGAGTAATCGAAGACCCTGAACATAGCGCTGAGAGAGTCATGTTGTGGTTCTATCTCCTCATCAACATTGGCGGTTTCATGTCCACAGCGACATCGTACTCGGCAAGATACGTAGGCTGGTGGTTGGCTTTCTTGCTCCCTCTCATCCTCTATCTTCCCCTGCCCCTTCTCCTTATCTGGCTCAAGCCCCGTCTCGTTTTGCACAAGCCTGGCGGCTCTGATCTACCAAATGTTATCCGAGTCATCGGTCACTGTTTGGCGAACGGCGGCATATTCAGAATTGGTCGTAAAGGATGGTGGGACAACGCCATACCGTCTGTTAGACTTGAGAAGGGATTGTCTCCCGAAACCCATTACAGTGATCAATTCGTCGGGGACGTACAGCGAACTATGCAGGCAACGGGAATGTTCTGCTTTTTCCCTGTTCAGTTCTGGAATGACAACGG TATCGGAAGCGCAGCTAACTTTTTGGGCACTATGCTCACGGGCAACGGTGTCCCTAACGATGTCATTGGCAACTTCAACTCCCTTAGCATTATTGTACTAGGGCCAATCCTCAAT TACGGACTGTACCCCTTTTTGCGCAAGTCTAAAATTCATTATGGCCCTGTTGCCCGTATCACGactggcttcttcctcagTACACTTGCCGGCATTGGCTATGCTGTGCTAACTTACAAAGCCTACCAGACCTCGCCCTGCGGCTGGTATGGCTCTTCCGACCCGAGATGTGTGGATAATGGATTGGTCTCGCCCATCTCTCTGTGGTGGGAGGCTATCCCATACGCTCTCGGTGGATTTTCCGAGCTGTTCATTAACGTTCCGG cctACGGTATCGCTTATTCTCGTGCTCCAGCCAACATGAGAGGCTTGGTGTCAGCCATCAACCTCTTCAACACTGGCTTTGCATACATCATCAACCTGGCTACCACAGCTGCGATTGTGGATCCTTACCTTGTCTGGGATTTCGGTGGCCCTGCTATCGTAGGCGGAGTTGTTACAGTTGGCTTT TGGTTTATCTTTCGCCATATTGACAAGGAAGAATTCGTCCTGTCAACGACAAAGACTAGCGAGGCTGAGGAAACTGAGACTGACGAGCATACTGCGTAA